A window of Pan paniscus chromosome X, NHGRI_mPanPan1-v2.0_pri, whole genome shotgun sequence genomic DNA:
AAGGACCCACTGACCATGTACCTCAGACCCCAGGCGCCACTCCCAAGGGGTGGTATCCTGTACCACTGGACTCTGCaatgcaaaggaaacagtcaTATGCACAGTGTGGAGCTCCAACTGATGCTCCTACCTCCTTCTAAACTAGATTGCGGGCCCTTGGCCTGGAAGTGGAGACAGACTGAGGCCTGGGCCTTGCCTTCCCTCCAGAAGCTCCAGAgcttgggggtgggaggagagacagACCTATTAATCTTAGTGTGTTTCAGACACCAGGTAAGGCACAGGTGGAGACActaaggagaaggggaagaagggtTCAGTTGGGCCTGAAGGGTTTGGGTAAAGTCCTTAATAGAAGTGATGTCTCTTTCCATCCCCTTGTCACCTGCAGATTCAGGAGCCATCCTGAGGGATGTGGCAACATTTGGGAGGACTCGGCAGCTAGGTGATATCTCTATAATAGAAAATGACTTTGAGGTGAGAAGATACCCACTGCTTCCCTGACCTCATTCTCCCCAGCCCCTTATCTGAGGGGGAGGGTGTCCCCTGAGCCAGTCCCCCTCCCTTTCTAGGGGAGTATCTGGGAAAGAGGGCAGATTTGGAACCAGAGAAAGCTCTCTGGAAGAGGTTAGATTTGATCTGGGTCTTGCAGGATGATGGCCAGGGCCTCTCCTGCCGAGTTCATGGAATGCATGTCTGCTGTGAAGGAGTGTGTGAGGGATGGGACACAGACGTGCCAACATGGTAAAGGCTGTCTGAAAACTGGTGAAGGATGGGCCTATACCAGGGAGGCCTCCGTCCTGGGCCAAGCAGTTCTCTAACCTGGGAGTTGCTTCAGGTTGTAGGCACCATCTCTTCCTCTCCTGTCTGGACACTTCCTGTGGCTGACTGCCTTGGCAGTGGTAGTTAAGTGCTGAGATTGAGCCCCTTCCTGCCCATCCCAGCTCTCACACTCATCTCTCCTGTCAGCTCCTCCAACCCCCTTTTCATGATCAATTCCAGCCAAAAGGTCAGCCTCTTCCCCTAGACTGAGACCTGGGGTCAAACTGGACCCGACAGGGTTGTCCACggactcctctctctctccttactTGTATAGCCTAGGGTCCCAACTGGAAGACTAGATGAAGCAGGGCTGAGCCAGACCTTCCCACCAATCAAAGCTGCCAGAAGAGGGCGGGCTTTCTTATTTACCACTAGGTTCCTATCAGCTGCAAATATTGGGAAGGGGGAATGAAACCCATGAACGTTCAGATGAGAAAGCAAAATAAGAGTGGCAGTGTGCTAAGCTCCTGGGCTAGGGATCAGGACCCAGCCTTTAGCCTCCTCACAGCCCCTTGAGAGGACGGAAAGCCCTTGAGGCAGGCATGATAGGAAGCTGACTGGCTTAGGGCTTCCATGCTCTTGCTTCCTCCTTTGTATCCTCGTATCATGGGCAGACTCCAAACACAGAACACTCAAGACCACAAAGAATGGTTCTTAGCCTTTGGAGGGTCAAGGATCCCTTTATGAATCTGATACAAGCTGGTTAGTCTTCTTGTCAGAAAAACACATGCATGCAAACACCCACAAAAACATGTAAACAATCTGTTGATGGTCCCTGATTTAGTCCAGCACCCTCATCTTAAAGACTTTGGGACTCAGAAGGGAGATCTTTCCAACTACTATGGGACCATTATTGGGCTTGAAACCactttgctaagtgaaagaagctagacacaaaggaTCACATATTATacgattccatttatgtaaaatgtccagaataggcaaatggGATGAGGGGTAAAGGACGCCTAAGGGATATGGAGTTTCTTTCtgcagtgatgaaaatgttctgaaattttttttcgaatgatggctgcacaactctgaatatactaaaagctatTTAATTGTATACTTTTAAGTGGGTGACTGTATggtatgtacattatatatcaataaGCTGTCTTAAAAAAGTGAACTCAGGGGTTGCAAATGACCACACATCTGAGCTTTAGTCCCCATTCATCAGGGGCATAACCTGTGGAGAAAAATCAGGGAATTATGCAGTATATGGGTTAGACAGGAAAACATTCTAGGAAGAACGAGATTCTATGTATCATCTTAAGGGCAATAAAGCATCATGGAAGGTTTTAAGCAGTATATAATCAGATCTACACTTCAGAAACGCCccaaatcactgaattgtacatttcaaacaagtgaattttatagtatgtaaattatatctcaataaagccatTAACAAAAAAATCCCTTTGGGAGCTTGAGGAGGATAAACTGGAGGGCATCAACTGGGGGAGGCTGTAGTGTAGGAGTTTGGGTGAGGGGGCCCGAGCCCATCTGTTTGGACTTGAGGGAAAGTGGCTTGGGGTTAGAGTCGGGGGAGGATCAGAATGTCTTGCCCAAGGTTAAGAAGCTGGTGGAACTTGATTTCAGAACCCAgagctccctggcttcagccctagTGCTCCTGCCAGCACTACAGCTGCTCCACTGACTGGTGATGGAAGCACTGTCTTCCCCGTCTAAGAGAAATGCACTTCAGAAACATGTTTCCAAAAAATGTTTCTAAGGGTTTTATTTCTaacaagaggaaaataataaaataaaattaaaataggctTCAGTTGGAACCAAgtttcttgttttgctttttttttttcttttgaacaaaTTAATTACACACCAACAATCTTCTTTTATTAcaacatgaacccaggaggaggaaaggagacagGGGAGGACAGGGAGGGAGGACTGAGGTGGTTGTGAGGACAAGCACCAAAAGCTTTCTTCAGATCACAGGGAGCCCTGTTCAGCTCCCCAGCcaaattcctttaaaataaaaaactgtgaGCACGGCTATGTGAAGTTTCCTCCTCCTGGGTGGAACAgtcaggggaagggagagggagaagggggtaggaagggagagggagaagggggtaggaaggaaggaaaagaggggagGAGAGTGGGGGCAGGGGTTAGTGTAGCATGGCCTGGCCAGGACCAGAactggggagagaagggaggagagtCCCCCAGTTTGCATATACACTGGCCTTGTCTCTGGAATGGTGAtggcccagccccagccacccCCCTGCCCACCAGCCCATCCATCTATCTGCCTCAGGTGTCTGGGAATGCTGGTTAGAGGCTACCAGGGAGGGAAGACTCCAGGGGCCGGCCCCCAGGAGCTGAGGTCTGAACAATACCTTGGAGTCAGAATACAAAAGTCAAGGGACTCAGGGGTGGGCGGGTAGCAGGGATGGCCACCCCCCTACCCGCCCACCCCCCAAGAAGCAGGCTTGATGGTCAGAAAGAGGATCCTTGAGGCCGAGGGGGGTCTCTGTCAGGGTCTGTGCTAGGCTCAGCCACTGTCACAACTGTTGCTGAGGCGGCTGCTGTGGGCAGGGCAGATGCAGCCGGGGAGTCAGAGTGGAGAAAGGGGCCGAGGGGCCTGAAGTGGTCCCTTCCGCCGGTTCCAAGCCATTCTGGTTCTCCTGGGTGCTGGGGCTGCCAGTGGTGGGGATGGGTGCAGGGGGGCCCTCACCCCCAGTCTCCTCCtccagctcttcctcctcctggacCTCCTCAGCCTCTGGCCCTGAGCTCCGTACCCTCTTTGGCTCTAGCTCCTCTCGGGCTGGGTCATCGCCCTCCCCACCCCGATCCACcttccgccgccgccgcctctccAGGGCCCGGCCCCGAGCCCGACTCCCGTGACGCTCTGCCTTCTccagctgtgattacagacaggCAGAAAGACAGGTTGTGGGCCAGTGGTCAGGCCTGGGCTCCCTACTCGGCCTGACCTCCTGGCCCGGCCCATGACCCCTCTCCTCACCTCCAGAAGTGTGCGGATCCTCTCCAGGTCTGGGGGCTGTCCAGCCTGCAGCAGCTGCCAGATGCTGTGGTTCTCATCCAGGGTCACCTCGAGCAGGTCCCCCTCCATCATGAGCTCCTCCAAGGGGGCCCGGGTTGCCTCAGGCAGTTCCAACACAGGGCCAGTCAACTGTGGCAACAGCGAGGACAGCAGCTCCAGATCTAGGAGGTTGCAGGAACAAGCGGCATTAGAGGCTGCCCTTGGTCTTATCCCCACCACTACAACAGAGCTGAGGACTACATGGGTCACTATGGTGATGTGCAGTCAACAGCCTACCCACACCACACCTAGACCTACCTCTCTTACCTGAGCCCTCCTCCGGGGCTACCTTCTCAGGACTGGTCACACTGTCTCCATTCTCCAGTAAGCCCTGGACCTGCGGAGGAGAGCAAGAATAGGTAGGGGCAACTGAAGTGAAGAACCAGGCCCTATTCCTCCTCCGCCAACCCCAAACTTGAGACCCTCCGCCTtctggaggaggagggaagacaCAGGCTGCCAGCAGGGAGCAGAGTCTAGGAATCTGGACAGATGCAGAATAGAGTAGGAAGGCTGGtccaaagaaaactgaaaattggaGAACAAGGGGCAGGGCCGAGCCTAAACTGGGGTAGGGGCTAGGAGACAAGAATCTGAGGACAAGAGCTGGGCTGAGTAGCTCACCTTAGGCATATCCTTGCCACTGCCCTCTCTGAGGGGGTCAGAAGCAGGGGCTGCAGGGTAGTTAGGAGGCTCCTCAGGTCTAGGTTCAGCCTGTAGCCGTTGGCGGAGCTCAGCCAGCCGTCCCAAAAGAGCAGTCACATCTTCAGAGGCCAGAGCCTGCCTGGCGCGGCCTTGCCAGCTGATGGCCCTCTCTGTGAGGCACTGCAGGGCCTCGCCCTCGGGCAGCCGCACAGGCAGTCTCTGCAGGGCTACCAGCagtgccaggatggtctccaggCGCGGGCGCCTTGAGCGCATACACAGTGGACACAGGAATTTGGTGTCCCATTCCCACCAGGCCAGCAGTGGGGATGAGGTGGGATTGGGCCTCGGAGAGCTGAGGAGGCGAGGCACTGACACACACCGCCCATGGAACCAGTCCTGACACAGGTCACACTGCAGAGCTCCCGCCCCAGCCGGCACCtgcccacacacacagacagaggtTGTAGAGGAGGCCGTGGTCGATGATGCCAGTGGACTGGGCTTGGCCGAATTGGTGCGACGCAGCTGCAGGAtaccctccttctccttctgttcCCCCTCCTTGAAGGCCACGATCTGCCATACCCAGGACAGGAGCAAAGTGGGTCAGCAGCCtaccccttcccttctctgggcccCCCCTTAACACCCCCACTCCCAAACCAGgagaactgaggctcaggggaCAAGCGGTCTGCTCATGGCCACCCAGCTCAGACACTCTATCATCACCAAGCCCTTCTCCCCATCTGTGTCTAAGCTCCTTACCacagagcctgggtccctgaggtCCTGCGCAGACAGCCCCAGCAGCTCTGTGTCAGATTTGTACAATCCCAGCTCCTTCTCCATCCACCGGCTGCGCTTGGTGCTGTCTGAGCCAGCATCTGCACATGGGCAGAGAACCTGGGGCAGGCAGACAAGAGAGGGAATGACTGGGCTTCCCTTACATCCCccgcctccttccctccctggtgCCCCTACAAAACCCATGTTATCTCATGAGCCATCTCATAGAAGCCAGGGCAGGCGTTAAGAGACGCTGTAGGTCAAGgtcccaggcctcacctccagcaGCGTGTAGCAAGAATTTTTCTTGAGGAAGGTCTTGGAGGCCTTCTCCCTCCAGGAGTGCGCTGTCAGTACCTGTAGCTCTAGCTGTCTCAGCTCCTCCAGCCCCACAGGTAGGTCCCGGCCCACAGCTACTAGGCCCTCCAAGTCATCCAGGCAGGGGTAGTGGTCACCATTCTAAGGCCAAGGGCGAGAGACAGCTCAGTTCAACTTGCCAATGCTATTGATGCTTactctgtgcctggccctgagctGGAAAGATGAACTGGGCTCAGTCTTGAGGGATTAAAAAAATAGGTGTCATCCTAAGGAACAACCACTTGGCTCTCTCCCACAACACCGGCATCTACCGACTGGCTCAGCCCCAAATATCTAGTCAGCCTTCTGTTGTGGTttgcctcttctcctctcctccatgCCCCTGCCCTGCTCAGTCCCATACCACCTGCTTCCCTGGCCCACCCATCTCATCCTAACCAGTGCCCTCTCTTCCTTCAGGCCAGCCTCACACTCTTCCTCTCACCCTGCTCATCAGGCACATCTTGCCTCCTGACTACATGCCatgcccccttcctctctccagcCAACCCAACCCATCCCAGCAACCCAGCACATCCCAGTGTATATGCCATCTCTTCCCAGCTGGACTGAAGGCCTGGGGTGGGAGTGGCAGGGTCCTCACTTGGATCTCATCAACATCAGCAATCCAGGCCCGGGCCTTAGCAAGAGCCTCCTTGAGAGCCTGGATGTTGGGCAGGTGAACAGGGATGTTTTCCGCTTCACGGATTATGGCCTCAAGTGTGGCTGGTGGATGCTTCTGCCTAAaggtaaggaaaaaaagaacGCTCAGTCTGATGTGGTCTGCCTGACCAGAAGCCCAGCCTGACCACCAGATATATCTGCATGGGCCCCTTGGGTGTCTGTTATTCCTGCTGTCACTTGGGCCTACTTGCTTGTATTCCACCTAAGGGTAGCTGCCAGTCCCTGCTTCCCCAAGACTGCATGCACCCAACTTCATCCCTTCTGCCACAGCTCTTGCACCTCTGTTTGTCTGCCAGTCTGCTGGCCTGCTAGCAATGCCTACATATACAACCTGTATTGTGTAATCTGTTGCTGCAGTTTGTCAACTGCCCTGTGTGGGGTCTTTCTACCAACATCTGCCCATCTGCCTGTCACTTGTGCTTCTGGGTATGCGCACATTAGCCTGTAGGGCTAGTCTTCTAGATAATCTCTATCTGTCCATTTCTGCTTCTCCATCAGCCTCTCTTTGCCTTTAAGTAtagagttgttttttaaaaaaacgacAAGATAGACAACAAAAGAGGGGAGAGTCAATACAGTAACACAGGAGCGTGATACCTAAGGCCACCCATGGGCATCCTCTTCTGGGTCTCCACTCAACTTTGATGTTTGGAATAGGGCAGGGAAGGGAAGCAGCAGCTGGACCTACCTGGCCTCCAGGCAGAGGTGGGCTTTCTCCTCCCAGCGTTCAGCAATTGTCAGCAGTTCCTGCAGCTCGGCCTGGGCTTTATCCACAGCAGGGCTAGGGGCTACACTGGCACCCGCGACCAACAGTCCTCGCATGACAGCCAAGGTGCCCCTTCGGGCTGAGGGGGCCAGTGTGCGTTTCACCTCATCCAGCCATCGCGCCTGTTCCACCTGCCGCTGGAGCTGCTGGGCCTCAGGCACCTCCACCCCCAGCTGCCGCCCCCTCTCCAACAGGGACTGCAGTAGCCCTGGACTGGAGGGCAGTGAGGCCAGGGCCTCACGAGCCTCAGCCTGGTAGGCCTCCACCTGTTCCAGAACACCCTACCAGGACACAGGATGAAGAACAAACTCCTCAGCTGGGCCCAGTGAGGGGTTCCACCACCAGATGGAACCTTGTCCCACCTACCTTCTTACCCTCCAAGCTTTTGGGGCAAAGGAGCCTAACATGGGCTGAGCTCTCCTTCTCCAAGCCCTAAGACAGTTGGGGTTCCTAACACTGACTGCTCATTAGAATGCCCTGGGGAATTTaagaatgcagattcctgggccccaccctgaGAGATTCTTAATTAACTAATAATTATTAATCTATGctttatttaacttttcagaGGGCTCTGTTCTCAGGGCACCAAGAGACCTCCCTGCCCTAAAAATTGCTATGATTAGTCCTCACATAAACCCTTGTGCTCACCACCCTGGGGTCTGTTGCCCTCTCCATCTCACTCCTCCTCCACCTTCATGAATTTCCCTCCACTTTCCAAGCCCAACAAGCACCCCTGTTACCTCCTTCTCCTCTACCCCTCCTCCAGGAAACCTTACCTGGACTCTGTATCCTATACCCATACCCTTGCCACCTGACCCTCAAGGCCCATTTCTAACAGACAAGTCACTAGACCCTTGCCTCACCCCTCCCACCTGTTCTTTTCTCACACGTGTGTCCTGTCTTGCCTGAACACTTTAAGCTTTTGAAAGGAGCCAAGCATGGCCTGCTGCTCAGGTCCCCTGGTCCCCCTGATCCCTCATCAGCACTCCAAGCGTCCTCACCTTGACATCCCCAATCTGGTGCATGGCGCAAGGCAGGTTGTTCATCTGGTCCAGAAAGGCCCGGAGCTCAGTCAGGGTCATCTGTAGACCAGCCACCCTGTGGGGGCTATGAAGTATCACATGTGAGGTTTCAGGTCCAAACTCAGTGCCTTCCCTCCATGTCTATGCTAAGACTGAACACCTTTCCTCACTACACCTGTCCACCTTGATCTCGCATATTTCAAATTTGCCCCAATTGCCCAGGTTAGAGGGAAGGTTTTAAATTATAGAGCATGTTCATATTATGAGGGGAAAGAATTAGAAACTAATGGGTTGTAATAAGAGCTACACTTTGCAATCCATCCTCTACTGTGAACTCTAAAGCTGTGTTAGCAGGGATCAGGTCTATACATCTTTGTCCTGTTCTTACCCGTAAGCCTCCCACAACTCTTCCCTGCCCacaaaacccctcagcctctctCTCAGGCCACTTCCAGGTactgataaaaaataaacacttctAGCTTTCTTATCACAGaggctctcctctcctttttaggTGGCCTGGTCTCCTTGTCCTCCCCAACACCTTCCAGGCCATCTCACACTCTTGTGCCTGGCAGCTTCCTGCTGATGTCCATTCTGCCAAATGGTATTCACAGTCTACCCCTTGTAGCACTTTTCCTCGGTGCTGGATCCTCAGCACCTTATGTGTGCCCTAACTCCTCACGCTGTCATACCCAGCTTCCTGGCCGCTGACCAGTCCCAGAGCTCGGGACACGCAAGCCTCTGCCTCACTCAGGCAGTTCTTTAGTTGCTGCAGCAGCTCACTATTAGGAAACCTCCGCTCACGGGCTTCAGACTCTAGTGCCCTCAGTTCTTCAAGGCCTGGAAGAAAAATGAGGGCAGCAAAGAGTAGGCAGTATTGAATAGAGGCAGAGGAAGGGGGTCAGAGTACAGAAGAAAGGGAATAGAACTTGCCTGTGGAGTCCCTCCATCCCCCCCATCACTCACTGCGCTTCCGCCcatcctccacctccagggccaCTCGCACTTTGTTGGCCCAGGTGTCAAAGGACTCAGCCCGAACCTTCAGCTTATGCAGCATGGCAGGAAGCTCATCCAAGGTATACCGATACCTGGAGGAAGAGGGCAGGCAAGAGCATGTCTGGCCCAGCTCTCCATCCTCCTTCTTGCCCCACTTCCTCCAGAAAGGCCCATGCTCACCGCAGGTACTGCCGGCTACTAGAGCACTTGCAGAGATCATTGATGTGGGAAAGGCAGACAAGGCCGTCTGGGCAGTCGTAGCAGGCCAGGGCTGACAGGAAACACGTAGTCTTGCACTTGATACACTGGCGCTCATCATCTGGGAGCAGCTCGAAAGCCTCTCGCTCAGCCTCTGTGATACCCTAAAGGCATTTAACCCATGCGTTATATATAACCAGAACCAGGTAGCAAAATTCTCCATCTCAGCCACCACCGACCCCTACTTTAGATTCAAATCTATGCTGAGGGTCATGGGGTTTAAGAGGCCAAACCCCAGGGAGCATACCTGCCCTTTGTAAAGTCTAGACTCTCAAAGCTTGGGGAATCAGATAAACCAGGGCAAGATCAGTGTGCGCTGAGTCAGATaattttatagaggaagaaaaatcaGGTAAGATCCAGATCAGCAGAAAGGGCCTTGTGGGTGAGAAGTGAGGAAAGTGGTGGACCAAGATACCAGAGAGGTGGCAATGAGTGCAAGTGGCCAAGGGACAGGCCTGGCTAGTTATGTGTACTGGGGAACAATATCGGCTTCCAGTTACTCAGAGCCcactgtgttccaggcaccacGCTGGCCACTTAGTAGGCAGGAGATACTTGTGCACATATATAACTTAGAGAAATTCAACCGTATGTGCTTGTGTTCAGGGTTTAAAGAGATATAATAATTTTCTCCCAACAATATGGTTTCCAAACCTAATCCAATGACTTCATCTGTTGctcagataaagaaaaagcaatccatttcaaaaatgaaggaaaagctgGCTATATTGGAGTAATCGAGAGACAACCCAGTGTGTATATCTAATGGGCAATTTTAGGGATTTTAACGGGAAATGTCGACTCTTAACAGTTTTTGTCTTACATACCAACTTTAACACCTAATCTCTGCATAAGTTATGAGCCCAAATCCCACTCTGCCACTTATATGCTGTGTGATCATGAGTAAATCATTTAACGTCTCTGGGTCTGTTTCATTATCTAGTAAGATGGAGATAAACAGTATCATCCTTGttgggttgttatgaggattaacaaaaataaagcagCTATGGAATCAGACAAGTATCTCAGCACTTAGATTCAGtgttcatcaaatatttactgttATTAGCTCTAATTTTCAGATAAGAATATATATTCCACAGGCCTATCTCATTTTACTAAGGCAGAAACTAAGTCTCAGGGTCAGTAACTTGCCAAACTGAGTTAATTTTGACTTTAAAGCCAGAGAATATTCTAAGGATGAAGTCTCTAGGGTTTTTTTGGACTACAGACTCCTGAGAATTGGATGTAAACTATAAGTCCTCTTCCCAGAAACATACTTAAATACACATACAATCTCTTACAGGATTCCAAGACTATGGTGTCCAGAATGCTTCTCTGAGGTAAGGGCCAAGTGTGAAGAATTCTGAATGTCAAGATGAGAAGGTCTGTTCTCCCCACCTTGCTTTGGCTCCTTCCCACAGCTTGGCACAGCCACACGGCCATCATTTAATAACAGTACTGAACAGAGTGAGAAAATGATGCCTGGAAAAGCCCAGGGACTCAACAACTTACACCACGACTGAGAGGCCCCAGACTTCCAACACTACTGTAGCTATAGTTCTCCCTATAGCCCACACTCACAGGAAAGCTATAAATGagctttaaaataagaaagtattACCCTAGATAGGCAGCAAGGGATCCCACAGAACCAGCACTCCTTTGTAATCTTATGAAAGACTCTCACAAAGTCAATTCCCTAACTGGGCAAGTGTGAAATTTGAAGATGATGGCTGAAACTACACGAGTGGACTTTAGAGCTCTGTAGCAGCTTCCACTCAGCTACACACACCTAACACAAGCTTACAAGAAATCAATTAAAGCAGGACCACCTTCAGCTTGGTAATATTATTGCCCTAGCTGGAGTTAATAAACCATCTGCAGGTAATAAAATGGCAATTCCTGAGAAACATTCCAAATTTCAATCAGTTTCTTCATGTATTAACATTACCAATAATAGCAGCTGCAACACTGCAAAGGCAATGTTAGAGAGATGGCTTTCATATAAATCACCTTACTCTAACCTTACATCTTGCAAGTTAGgtatttattcccattttagagtaGGAAAGTGAGATATGAAAGATCAAGTAACTTGATACAGTCACCTAGATAATCAGCAGTGAGGTTTCATATGCCAGTCTATTTTGCTAGGTCATGTAAATAATGATAAATAGCTGCTATACCAGTACCTGCCATGGGTCAGTCACTAAGCAAACATTATCTTTAATACAATCAACTATCCAAAAAGATAAGTATTATCATAATCCCATTTTTCAGAGGGGAAAACTGACAATGAAGTAAATCGACTTAAGCAAGGTTGCTGGTAAAGGGTATAGCAGAGAATGGTATGTGGTTTTCAATCGAGATACATCTAGTTCTTTTCACTATACGCCAAGAGTAGAGGCTACATCTTCTTggtgctgcctctgcctccccgaaCTTCCACCAGAATAGGGTGCTTGATCTGGGGTACTCTCCCCACCTTCTCCAGCAGGGCCTTTCGTAGACGCCGCTCTTCTTGCACCATGATGAACATCTCCTTATGCACAGCTGCCGCCAGGTTTAGGTCTAGCTTCTCTGGGCAGGCAGCCATCTTGCAGATAAGCTCCTCATGGGAGAAGACGCAGTATCTCCGGAGCCGGCGGTAGTGCTCAATGCACTGGCGCCCAGCAGGCAACTGTGGGCAGGTTCAAGGTTGAGTGTGGCCAAGTCTGGAGGCCATGATGCCCCAGCTTCTCTACAACCCTCCTGCTTCTCCCCACCATCCCACCACATTCTAGACTCACCCAGTCAGCAGTGCAAAAGTTGACAGCCTCGGCAAAGTTGTAGCCTTGGTTGAAGCCGCTGTGGTAAGCACGGGGGAAGGTGATGACAAATTCTCCTGCACACTGGTTTGTGCGGACAACCTGAAGAACACAAAAGGCCATGGCTGTTGAGATAGAGATTTTCCTGTATACAGACCTGACTTAAGTGCAAGGTCATTAAGGAGACAAAGAAAAGCCTCAGGGAACACAGTCTGACAAC
This region includes:
- the KDM5C gene encoding lysine-specific demethylase 5C isoform X8 — protein: MEPGSDDFLPPPECPVFEPSWAEFRDPLGYIAKIRPIAEKSGICKIRPPADWQPPFAVEVDNFRFTPRIQRLNELEIVVEEGGYEAICKDRRWARVAQRLNYPPGKNIGSLLRSHYERIVYPYEMYQSGANLVCNTRPFDNEEKDKEYKPHSIPLRQSVQPSKFNSYGRRAKRLQPDPEPTEEDIEKNPELKKLQIYGAGPKMMGLGLMAKDKTLRKKDKEGPECPPTVVVKEELGGDVKVESTSPKTFLESKEELSHSPEPCTKMTMRLRRNHSNAQFIESYVCRMCSRGDEDDKLLLCDGCDDNYHIFCLLPPLPEIPKGVWRCPKCVMAECKRPPEAFGFEQATREYTLQSFGEMADSFKADYFNMPVHMVPTELVEKEFWRLVNSIEEDVTVEYGADIHSKEFGSGFPVSDSKRHLTPEEEEYATSGWNLNVMPVLEQSVLCHINADISGMKVPWLYVGMVFSAFCWHIEDHWSYSINYLHWGEPKTWYGVPSLAAEHLEEVMKKLTPELFDSQPDLLHQLVTLMNPNTLMSHGVPVVRTNQCAGEFVITFPRAYHSGFNQGYNFAEAVNFCTADWLPAGRQCIEHYRRLRRYCVFSHEELICKMAACPEKLDLNLAAAVHKEMFIMVQEERRLRKALLEKGITEAEREAFELLPDDERQCIKCKTTCFLSALACYDCPDGLVCLSHINDLCKCSSSRQYLRYRYTLDELPAMLHKLKVRAESFDTWANKVRVALEVEDGRKRSLEELRALESEARERRFPNSELLQQLKNCLSEAEACVSRALGLVSGQEAGPHRVAGLQMTLTELRAFLDQMNNLPCAMHQIGDVKGVLEQVEAYQAEAREALASLPSSPGLLQSLLERGRQLGVEVPEAQQLQRQVEQARWLDEVKRTLAPSARRGTLAVMRGLLVAGASVAPSPAVDKAQAELQELLTIAERWEEKAHLCLEARQKHPPATLEAIIREAENIPVHLPNIQALKEALAKARAWIADVDEIQNGDHYPCLDDLEGLVAVGRDLPVGLEELRQLELQVLTAHSWREKASKTFLKKNSCYTLLEVLCPCADAGSDSTKRSRWMEKELGLYKSDTELLGLSAQDLRDPGSVIVAFKEGEQKEKEGILQLRRTNSAKPSPLASSTTASSTTSVCVCGQVPAGAGALQCDLCQDWFHGRCVSVPRLLSSPRPNPTSSPLLAWWEWDTKFLCPLCMRSRRPRLETILALLVALQRLPVRLPEGEALQCLTERAISWQGRARQALASEDVTALLGRLAELRQRLQAEPRPEEPPNYPAAPASDPLREGSGKDMPKVQGLLENGDSVTSPEKVAPEEGSGKRDLELLSSLLPQLTGPVLELPEATRAPLEELMMEGDLLEVTLDENHSIWQLLQAGQPPDLERIRTLLELEKAERHGSRARGRALERRRRRKVDRGGEGDDPAREELEPKRVRSSGPEAEEVQEEEELEEETGGEGPPAPIPTTGSPSTQENQNGLEPAEGTTSGPSAPFSTLTPRLHLPCPQQPPQQQL
- the KDM5C gene encoding lysine-specific demethylase 5C isoform X2 codes for the protein MEPGSDDFLPPPECPVFEPSWAEFRDPLGYIAKIRPIAEKSGICKIRPPADWQPPFAVEVDNFRFTPRIQRLNELEAQTRVKLNYLDQIAKFWEIQGSSLKIPNVERRILDLYSLSKIVVEEGGYEAICKDRRWARVAQRLNYPPGKNIGSLLRSHYERIVYPYEMYQSGANLVCNTRPFDNEEKDKEYKPHSIPLRQSVQPSKFNSYGRRAKRLQPDPEPTEEDIEKNPELKKLQIYGAGPKMMGLGLMAKDKTLRKKDKEGPECPPTVVVKEELGGDVKVESTSPKTFLESKEELSHSPEPCTKMTMRLRRNHSNAQFIESYVCRMCSRGDEDDKLLLCDGCDDNYHIFCLLPPLPEIPKGVWRCPKCVMAECKRPPEAFGFEQATREYTLQSFGEMADSFKADYFNMPVHMVPTELVEKEFWRLVNSIEEDVTVEYGADIHSKEFGSGFPVSDSKRHLTPEEEEYATSGWNLNVMPVLEQSVLCHINADISGMKVPWLYVGMVFSAFCWHIEDHWSYSINYLHWGEPKTWYGVPSLAAEHLEEVMKKLTPELFDSQPDLLHQLVTLMNPNTLMSHGVPVVRTNQCAGEFVITFPRAYHSGFNQGYNFAEAVNFCTADWLPAGRQCIEHYRRLRRYCVFSHEELICKMAACPEKLDLNLAAAVHKEMFIMVQEERRLRKALLEKGITEAEREAFELLPDDERQCIKCKTTCFLSALACYDCPDGLVCLSHINDLCKCSSSRQYLRYRYTLDELPAMLHKLKVRAESFDTWANKVRVALEVEDGRKRSLEELRALESEARERRFPNSELLQQLKNCLSEAEACVSRALGLVSGQEAGPHRVAGLQMTLTELRAFLDQMNNLPCAMHQIGDVKGVLEQVEAYQAEAREALASLPSSPGLLQSLLERGRQLGVEVPEAQQLQRQVEQARWLDEVKRTLAPSARRGTLAVMRGLLVAGASVAPSPAVDKAQAELQELLTIAERWEEKAHLCLEARQKHPPATLEAIIREAENIPVHLPNIQALKEALAKARAWIADVDEIQNGDHYPCLDDLEGLVAVGRDLPVGLEELRQLELQVLTAHSWREKASKTFLKKNSCYTLLEVLCPCADAGSDSTKRSRWMEKELGLYKSDTELLGLSAQDLRDPGSVIVAFKEGEQKEKEGILQLRRTNSAKPSPLASSTTASSTTSVCVCGQVPAGAGALQCDLCQDWFHGRCVSVPRLLSSPRPNPTSSPLLAWWEWDTKFLCPLCMRSRRPRLETILALLVALQRLPVRLPEGEALQCLTERAISWQGRARQALASEDVTALLGRLAELRQRLQAEPRPEEPPNYPAAPASDPLREGSGKDMPKVQGLLENGDSVTSPEKVAPEEGSGKRDLELLSSLLPQLTGPVLELPEATRAPLEELMMEGDLLEVTLDENHSIWQLLQAGQPPDLERIRTLLELEKAERHGSRARGRALERRRRRKVDRGGEGDDPAREELEPKRVRSSGPEAEEVQEEEELEEETGGEGPPAPIPTTGSPSTQENQNGLEPAEGTTSGPSAPFSTLTPRLHLPCPQQPPQQQL